ACAGGGGCCAAGATGGCGGGCGGCCAAGCCGGCGCCAACGACGTCTGACCTCaccgcgccgcgcgcgcgcgcgccgcccaCGTGACGCCGCGGTGCGGCAgtcgggcggcgcggcgcggcgcggcgcggcgcgcggcggcgccccctggcggcggGGCTGTgcgcccgctgctgccgccggcgctgcgcccGGCCTCGCTGCCGCCCTTGCCGGGCGCGACCGGGCCGTGGGCGCGTCTGCGTGGCCGTGGCGCAGTTCCTTCGGTCGCGCTGGGAGGGCAGCGCCAGCGCGATGCCTGCGCGGAGGGCGCGGGCTGTGCACGCCACTGCGTCGCCCGCAGCGGGCGCTTTGGGCAGAGCCCCTGGCAGAGCCGTTTGGCAGCGCCAGCGGCGGCCGCTCTGCGGCGAATGCAGCCCGAGCACGAGCGTTTAGCGCTCGTCAGCTGGGCTTGCACCAGTATCCTCAGatcaaatacatatatatatacccAGTATCCCAAAACAGCCTGCACACGGGGAGGATCTGCCTCGCTGTCTCTGCCGCCGAGTTCGCCCGCCACCCTGGGGCTGCTCAGGAGACACGGGCCCGCCTGCGTTTGCCTCTGTTCCCCCCTGTGCCCCGCTGGATACCCTTTTACTTAGGATGGCGTTCTCACCTCAAGCATGACTCAGGGTACTAGGTCCACTTGAAAAAAACTCCTTCCTTGCACCAATAATAAACCcgttaataaaaaaaaaaaaaaaaaaacatcagagaAGTCCACGATCAGTGAGATTTATTTCTGGTTATGTCTGAGAAGTCACCAGGCAAATAGAAAGAACATTGAGTGTTTCCaaaatctcattattttgtGGGTCTTGCTGAAGATTTATGAAAGTGGCTGGAGCCAAGCAGAGGGCCAAGAAATACTGGCTAGGGCTTAGACCTGTGCAGACCAGCACTTCAGGGTCTCCCCCACCAGCCTGTAGAGATCCAACCTGACGCTTGCAAAAAGCAGCCGGATTTGGGGGCAAGAACAGACCGGGGAGTTGCAGATGGCTTTCTCTGTCGGGAAGCAGCCTTGGTAATGTTCACCTCCAAAGGCAGCGAAATGCAAACAGCAAATGCACCCGGCTCCCTCTGGAAGCAGGAGATGGCTGCCGTTATTTTGGTGGTGTGCCTGGGAGCCAGATCACTTCCCAGCACCCCTGGGGACAGCGTGTGTGACAGTCCTAGATGCCGCTGACGCCgccttgcagcagcacagctctgcgTTGTCCCCAGCTCAGGTTTTGCCAGGTTTCATCTACAGATGGGAACCTGCCTGGGGGACCCACCACGGTCGGGGATGTTTGGAAAGGAGGAAACCTGCCACAAGAACCGCAGGCAGGGCAAGGAGACACAGCCAGCGTAAGCTGCAGGAGCTGTTGGAGGAGTCATCTAGGACGCGGGTTTGCAAGGGCCTCAAAACCCGCTGCCACTGAGTCAGGATGGCGTTTCTGGCCCCGCTCCAGCGGCCCCGTCCCATCAGGCGGTACTGGTAGGGTGAGCAGGGGCCAAAAAACACCTCCAGGGCCAGCCGGGGGTCCGTCAGGAGCAGCCTCAGCATGCTGGGCTTTACGCCGGCACATGAGGCTATTTCATCAGTGTAGCTAATAAAGCTCATCCACATGTTCACCTTCTCGGGAGGATTCCTTCATTGGGacataaaacagaaaggaaaatcaaacGACACAGCCAGGCAGCTCTGCGCTCCTTCCCGCCTCGGTTCCCAGCTCCACGGGGAGCAAATGCCCAGGGCTCAGACAAGTCATCCCATTGCGGGGCACCAAGGAAGCAGTGGGCATCAGCCAAGCCCAGGGTCTGGGCTGAGCTCCCTTAGCCTGTGCTCTGTAGTCAGATAAATAAGCCTAAAGGCACCCAAAGAGCCTTTGTGTGGTCGGTTACTAACAGTTACCCCGGCGCAGGCAGTGAGTTGAAGCTTGTTTTGTCTCTGTAACCCACTTGTGGCTGAGTCCTCAAAAACGTAACCCTGGGAGGGGGGGCAAACTAAGGAATGGTTCTTGCATAATGTTGCCATCATTATAATGACACAAACATCCATGTTACGTCCTTCCTCAAGATTCAAGGGTTTGGATTTGGCCCTTTTTGAGAGGTGAAGGAGTCTACACTCACAGCTAAGATTGCCAAATGGACTGGGGGAAGCTAGCAGATGCGTAAAGCTTCCTATGCCAagaggaaaactggaaaagctTAGCCTCGCACtcccatttctcctctttgtcaTCAGCTCATCTGCTATTAGTTCATTAGGAAATGTACTGAGAACTTCAGCTTGTTTGGCAGCCAAGCAGGTTGGTAGGTGATGCCTGAGCTCTTCCACTACCCCATTCCAACACCAATCCAGAGGCTAGAGCTGAGCCCTAGAAAATAGTGAGGACATGGAACAAATCCAAGTTCTTTCTTCCTGAGGCCTTATCTTCCCTGCAGAAGAGGTGTGCTTAGTCCACTTCAGCGAATCTGAGACAGCTTTATCTCCATTGCAACTCAGACTCCCGTATTTCTATGTAACAAAACGTGTGAGTGTAGCGTGCGTGTCTGGAATAGATGGGGCTCCTGATGAAAATCCACGTGACTCTCTTTTGGCCCAGATTTTTACTGGTATCCTTAGTTGTATTATCCAACTTTGCCCTGTCAGGAGATCTAACCCAGACCGCACGCTGTCTTGCCGTGAGGTCTCACAACTTGCTCTGGATAGGACAGCCAAGAAAGCTGCTGGTGACTGCGAGGCAGCACATCCAAAGCATTTGTCCCATAGCCTTGAGCTACGGTGTCATGATATCCTGACCGACAGTAAAATCCCAGAATCCAGTGTGAAGAGGGTAGGCCTTAGTACCCATATACACAACAGATGTGTTAGAGCCttgtctcattttcattttgatctgCCAAAAACTGTCACCCAACCAACCGTGGCAACCAAGCCTGCATTACCAGGCTCCAGTGGGGTTGTGTACGGGGTTCTGGCCCTAAAGTTCCTGGTGCACGGATTTGGGAGGGAGAAGCCACAAGATGGCACCACTAGTCTGGAGGAAACCAAGTCTCCAGCTTGAGATGCTGGAAATAAGGGTATGATTTAGCTGCCTGGCGAAGGGGGCCACCAGCCTGATGCATCAAGGGTCTTGCTGCAAGTTGCTCCAAAGGTCAGTGGTGTTCGGAGCATGCCTGAGAGCAGGATGGTGAAAAGGGTGCCCTGGCCGTGGGAAGCTCCAGCCTGTGGTGCTGTACCTAGAGCTGAGCCTGGGAGGGGCATGGTCAGCAGGAACACTTTGGATCCCAACGCTTCTGCAGAAAtgaagcagctctgtgctgcttgaCCAGGGGAGACATGTCCTTGGTGTCTTGGGTTACCATTTATCGAAGGGGATGACAGCATCTCCCTGTTTTGCTATGGGTATTGTGGAAGTATCTGCATTCAGGAAGTTAGATGCCATAGACAGGTCCATGATACAACCACTACAAGGACTGCCTTCACCCGTGTTGTCCCAGGCAATGCAGCATGTGTAGAGTGTGGGAGCAGCACTGACCTTTTAAtcagctgcttctccttcttTGAAATATCTGCCATCATCCTGCTGACAGGAGGCAGCTTGTTGCagcctgagaagaaaaaagaaactgtggTCTGTGGGCCAGAGGCTAATGCACTGTAAGTGCCCACAGTCCCCAAATGTACAGCTCCATCAAAAGATGGAAAGGGCCCTTCCCGATGTGGCCTGGGCCTTGCAGAGAGCTGGCCAGGCTGCGCTTGACCTCcctcccagcagctcccctTGGCTGGGCACATGCGGTCCTACCTGCGAAGATTCCTGTCACCCAGCGAGCCTGCATTTCTGCTGCCACCATCATGGAGCCCGTAAGTTGTACTAAGCCGATGATGGCCAGTGTTGGCTTTTCCAGTTGTGGAGGGAAGATGTATTTATAGAGGGAACAGCTATGTTTGAAGAGGCTGCGAACTGAGTCTTCCAGGAAGGGAAATGAGAACACGTATCCCGTGGCGAAGACCACCACGTCaatgttttcagttgtcccgtcTTCAAAAACAGCCAAGCTTTCAGTGAACTCCTTCACGTTTGGTTTCAACACAACAGTCCCAGAAAGGATGCAAAACGGCAGCTCTTCATTTATAATTATGTTAAACTTGGAACTTGCAcacagagggagaaggagaggagagaaagagagtaGCATTAGCTTCTGGAGGGGTCCTGGAACATCAGGAAAGGGCTTTTGCAGCAGCATTTGAGAAACTAGTGCTGGCAGGGTCCTAGAGGGGCTCACATTTGTACCTCTGCCCCCAAAGGCAGGATCAGTTGTTGCAAAGCAGCCTGATGTAGGTTTAACCTGCCCCTAAAATGCCAAAGTgatggaaactccacaaccttCCCAAGCTCTCTGTGCCTCACCGatagatttttcttaaagtctGATCAAGTCTCCAGCTTTACCCAGAGCAGTCTGGAGGAACAGGCTTGCTGCTCCTCGCAGTAGCAGATGATGTCCTAGCACAGCTGAGAGCCGTCTATGGTATGCAGGCTCTGGCCCATCGCGCATGGCTGTAGAGGGAGCAGTCACACCACCTTTATGGCTGTACACGCAGAAGTGCATCTCCCTGCAGGCAGAAAGCTTGTATAGAAAAGTCCCCTATGGCCAAACTGTGGGTCCTGAGTCATAGGCACCAAGAGGAAAGCTCCTGATGGTCTCACGTTGTGTGAGCATGAAAGTTTGGTACAAAAACCAATACATCATAAGAAGCTACTTTAAAAAGCTGATTTCCCACTAACAGTTTGCTATTCCTCAACTATTCCCTGAAATGAACAATTGGATATTTTAAATCATCAAAAACCACCAGTGAACCAACAAAGCAGTCagagaaaataccttttaaCAGAAGCCAAGCCGTAGTTTGTATGGTTAAACCATGAATTGAACTTCCAAAACCTGATCCTTTTCATAATGGCTGATGGGAGAAGCCAATCGAGAAAATGTGTGAAGCGTGTGGTGATGACCACGTCAAAAGGGAAACCATGATCTGAAATACGACTTAACACCCACGTGCTGCTCCTGGAACTGAGAAACACCTAGGAAAAATGGCAGGTTTGAGACTCTCTTGCCCAAAGGTCTGATTTCCATTTTTGCCCCAAATGGCAAATCCCATCTCCTGTGTTTGGCAGCAGGGAGCTGAATGAATTATCCCAAGGGAGGGAGTGTCCAGATGAACAACCAGCTCATGGTGGCTTTTGCAGACTTCTAGCAGCTGAAAACTAGCCACTCTGCCTCCCAGACGGTCTAAACTCCCCAGGAATTGCAGTACTTATTTCGATGGCCCACAATTTGAAGTTTGGTTTATTTAGAATTGGGCAATGCTTTTCATGGGCATTTCCACAATTACTGGTGTGGACATCCTATTCTTGTGTCCTCCAGTGTCCCTCATGAGACATAGATCTCGGGGAGCAAAAACTCCAGTAGCATGGGTTTCTGTAGGTACTGAGAGGCTAAATGTAAAGTCATCTTTGGGAAGTGGGTGGAGGGAAGAAATCCAAGGTCTAGCTATAGAGTGCAGGACAGCTATTAGGGCCTGTGCAATGGCCTGGCTCCCACTTTTGTCATGGGAGGTGCTTTGGCATCTTTTCTGTCTACCTGGAGGCAGTCTGGGGAGATATCTGGGGATGGGAGGTGCTGGGTGCATGTAGCTGTGGTAGAAGAGGAATGATGAACCTTTGGTCAGAGGGCTGGGaggtgggagagaaaaaaacagctcaaTGCCAGGACCTGGAAAAGGGTTCAGCAGGGGCCATGcggaggaagggaagaggcgTCCCCAAGGGCAGTTCTTGCTAACTTTATCATCTGTCTCAAAACAGTAGCATGGCATATCTGCGAGAGACCCCCACCGGGCAGCGGTGCCTGTGGCTGCTGCAGTTGCAGCATGGACTGTACTCAGCCTGGTGCCTGTTTtgagaataattttgtttttttcagcctggttTCTGTTCCTGCCCTGCTGTGATGCTGTTTTCATGAGGAGCACTAGCACCAGCTCTGGTGTCTAAACTGCTGTTAAGCAGCGGCTTTAAGGGAAGCCGCAATTTTAGTTTACTCCTGTCTGCATCTTGTCCCCAGGAGCTCCAGGAGGAGCTTCTGCACAGCCTGGGGGGACCCAGTGCAGTTGGCTAACGCAGCGCCGAGCCGGGGCTTGGCCATGCTGCCCGACTTGCTGTTGGCAGGAAGGGCCTGCAGCAGCCGCCGGCAGGCTCAGCACCGGGGTGGAGCCGTACCTTCGCAGCCACGCGGCTCAGCTCCACGGAGATGTCACCACCAGAGTTCCCGACGCCGACCACGAGGACTCGCTTCCCCTGGAAACCCTCCGTATCTCTGTACTCCCTGCTGTGGAGGTACTGGCCTTTAAAGCGCGTTTCGATACCTAGGCAGAGAGCATTTCCTACCATCCAGCACATTGGCTTGCCCTGGTGACATGCTTTTGACAGCCTCATTGCTGGTCCCTTCAGCAACCCTCAGACCCTTCCGCCCCTTCATCTTGCCTCCTGTCTCTCTCCTTGCAGCAGAGCCCAGTGCAGTGAAGCCATAAGGATCTTACTTCTGTTGGGTTATGCCAAGAGCAACTACGCTCTGTCTGGCATTCCTCCTCTCCTACCACCCGGTGCATGTTTGTTTTGGTCCTGCTTTATAAATTCTTACGCAAGAACAAGGCCACATCTTTTACTCAGCATTTCACCCGTTCCAgatatgcacacatgcatttctGTGGGGTGATGTTCACATCTGCCCTGGCCCTTGGGGTTCATGGAGcttgcaaaagcaaatgctaTCTGCAGGCTACCCACCTTCAGGCTGAGTTCCTTCCTCCCTGGGCAAAGCAGCATCATTTCACTGGCTCTGATAGCAGTACTGCCTCTCCCCAGAAGATTTTACCCCTAAATCTTTCTCTTAGTGGAAGATGGTGCAGCTTGTGGCTCATTCCTGGCTTTGGCTTTGTCCTGGAGtggtgctgcagggcagggggagcccACAGCATCACAGAGTTGTGAGATGTGGCCAGGGCCATGGCTCTTGTGGGAATGGCCCCTGAGTGGCATAGTTGTCATGCCCACGCAGGTGTGAAGGCAGGGCTTACCTGGAAAAGAAGCCAAGGGCAAAAGGGGCTCCTGGTAATGGCCAGTGCAAACCATAACAGCATCAAAGATGTGCGACTCCTGCCCTGCTTCAGTCTCAGTGATGACATCCCACTGGCCCGAGGTGGAGAAATCAGGGCGCTTCCTCACACTGCGAACTGTTGTCTTGCACCAAAGCCAAACAAAATTGCAGTGAGGGACTGTGCCTTATTTGCAggaggtcctgcctgggcagggctggggtCTCTGAGTGCAGGCTGGACCTTCAGAGAGCCTCATTCTGCCTTTGAAGCTGTTAAATTGGGCACCGAATCTTTCATCTGGCAATTGCCAGGGCTGGAAAGGCATGGATGAGGACTGTCACTGGGCAGCATGTGTTTGAGCAACCGAACGTACAGGCTGTATTCAAGATGTGAAAGGCCCACAGTCCTTGTGGACTTCATGCATGCCATTATCTCGTCCCCCCTGTGCAATGCCCTGGTAATTGCAGCTACCAACAAGCCTGCTCCTGACAGCTCTTTATGGACCATCCCTCATAGCTGTGACACACCAGGGCCCCAGCTTACCTTGAAGTGTATGTGCTGCAGGAGGTCAAAGTGCCGAGCGTACATCCGGAAGTACTCCAGGAGTTGGTGGTGGGGTAAGAAATTGGGAAAGTCTTCTGGACAGGGGAAGTCGCTGAAGCAGGACATCTCCTTGGAGGTGTTGGAGATGACTGACCGGTACACACTGGTCCTCCCACAGTCTGCTGTGTCCTATGTGAAGCAAGCAGTGCCATTTGCAGAGGGACAGATAAAGACTTTCTTCCTCTGAGTCATCAGAGTGGCTGGGATGCAAGGAATAAACTGTGGCTAGCTCCCATCACCTCCACTTTTGGCTCCAGGACAAGGTGAGCAATGAACTTAGAGTCCTGCCAGCCTCAGTGCCTGTCCCACATCACCACTGCTCGAGGCACGTACCCCTGGAGACCACGGCTTCTGCTCCCCCATCCCCTTCTCCCCTTGGGGCCAGGGGAGCCTTGTGCCTGGGATGGAGACAGTCCCTCAGGTCGCAGTTGCTCCCTCTTCTTCTCTGAGGGCAGCAACCTTCAAAGACAAGCAGGGAAGTGATGCCTGTGCCCTGCGCAGGCAGAGCCAACTCACAGCAAAGCACCAGAGCCCCCCGATGTCGTTGTTCCTCTCGAAGCAGGTGGGCTTCAGCCCTTCGTCCAGGCAGCATTTGATGGA
This region of Rhea pennata isolate bPtePen1 chromosome 8, bPtePen1.pri, whole genome shotgun sequence genomic DNA includes:
- the LOC134143552 gene encoding dimethylaniline monooxygenase [N-oxide-forming] 2-like, with amino-acid sequence MVQRVAVIGAGASGLASIKCCLDEGLKPTCFERNNDIGGLWCFADTADCGRTSVYRSVISNTSKEMSCFSDFPCPEDFPNFLPHHQLLEYFRMYARHFDLLQHIHFKTTVRSVRKRPDFSTSGQWDVITETEAGQESHIFDAVMVCTGHYQEPLLPLASFPGIETRFKGQYLHSREYRDTEGFQGKRVLVVGVGNSGGDISVELSRVAAKVFLSSRSSTWVLSRISDHGFPFDVVITTRFTHFLDWLLPSAIMKRIRFWKFNSWFNHTNYGLASVKSSKFNIIINEELPFCILSGTVVLKPNVKEFTESLAVFEDGTTENIDVVVFATGYVFSFPFLEDSVRSLFKHSCSLYKYIFPPQLEKPTLAIIGLVQLTGSMMVAAEMQARWVTGIFAGCNKLPPVSRMMADISKKEKQLIKRNPPEKVNMWMSFISYTDEIASCAGVKPSMLRLLLTDPRLALEVFFGPCSPYQYRLMGRGRWSGARNAILTQWQRVLRPLQTRVLDDSSNSSCSLRWLCLLALPAVLVAGFLLSKHPRPWWVPQAGSHL